Proteins from a single region of Sneathiella aquimaris:
- a CDS encoding Maf family protein has translation MNVSSNTAVILASSSEARATVLKNVGLPFEQIAPKVDEEELKHSMHAAGATAMETAVSLAELKALKISKAFPEHLVIGADQMLECGSIWFDKPVDMEHARAHLTALRGKTHYLSNGICVAKSSTVIWHHTDQAALTMRHFTDEFLTRYLEQAGEDILGSVGAYHLEGLGAQLFRKIDGDFFSIMGLPLLPLLDFLRGHKVVIT, from the coding sequence ATGAACGTTTCCAGTAATACAGCTGTTATTCTGGCTTCATCCAGTGAAGCCCGGGCAACGGTTCTTAAAAATGTAGGCCTTCCGTTTGAACAGATTGCCCCTAAAGTCGATGAAGAGGAATTGAAGCATTCCATGCATGCCGCCGGTGCAACTGCCATGGAAACCGCGGTATCGCTGGCAGAATTGAAGGCACTTAAAATATCAAAAGCCTTTCCAGAACATCTGGTTATTGGCGCAGATCAAATGCTGGAATGCGGGTCCATATGGTTTGATAAACCTGTGGATATGGAACATGCGCGGGCCCATTTGACGGCTTTACGCGGGAAAACCCATTATTTGAGCAACGGGATCTGTGTTGCAAAATCCAGTACCGTGATCTGGCATCATACAGATCAGGCCGCCCTGACAATGCGTCATTTTACCGATGAATTTCTTACCCGGTATCTGGAACAGGCTGGCGAGGATATTTTAGGGTCGGTTGGCGCCTACCATCTGGAAGGACTTGGTGCCCAGTTATTTCGAAAAATCGATGGGGACTTCTTTTCAATAATGGGACTGCCCCTGTTGCCTTTGCTTGATTTCCTACGCGGTCATAAGGTTGTAATCACATGA
- the coaE gene encoding dephospho-CoA kinase (Dephospho-CoA kinase (CoaE) performs the final step in coenzyme A biosynthesis.), translated as MTIKLLGLTGSIGMGKSTVGKMFEKLDIPIYNVDARIHELYEPGGIAVEPVGAVFPDAIIDGRVDRPTLSKLVVGDDAAIKKLEQIVHPLVGQDRADFISKAEQNGHDMVVLDVPLIFETGGEENFDTIIVVSAPHHIQKSRVLERADMSEEKFHSILARQTPDAEKRQKADHVINTDCTEEETFEQVKQLVDLLRGA; from the coding sequence ATGACAATAAAACTCCTTGGTCTGACCGGATCCATCGGGATGGGAAAATCGACCGTTGGCAAAATGTTCGAAAAACTGGATATTCCGATTTACAATGTGGATGCCAGAATTCATGAATTATATGAGCCGGGCGGGATTGCTGTAGAGCCGGTCGGGGCCGTTTTTCCAGATGCTATCATTGATGGGCGCGTAGACCGCCCAACATTGAGCAAGCTGGTTGTCGGAGATGACGCGGCCATAAAGAAACTGGAACAGATTGTTCATCCTCTGGTGGGTCAGGACCGGGCTGATTTTATTTCGAAAGCGGAACAAAATGGTCATGACATGGTTGTGCTGGATGTTCCATTGATCTTTGAAACGGGCGGTGAGGAAAACTTCGATACGATCATAGTGGTCAGTGCCCCTCATCATATCCAGAAATCGCGGGTATTGGAGAGAGCCGATATGTCAGAAGAAAAATTTCATTCAATTCTGGCGCGCCAGACGCCTGATGCGGAAAAACGGCAGAAGGCGGATCACGTGATTAATACTGACTGCACGGAAGAAGAAACCTTTGAACAGGTAAAACAGCTGGTTGATCTGTTAAGAGGAGCCTGA
- a CDS encoding shikimate dehydrogenase produces MKKNAGVMGFPIAHSLSPRLHGYWIKKYGLDADYLAREVRPENLKDTLRRLPQECLSEGSVFCGTNLTIPLKEAAMDIVDIVEEAAQKIGAVNTVVVNEEGQLIGRNTDGLGFQDSLAEHVDIKTFHNKTALVLGAGGAARAIVFACLMMGFRRILLTNRTRQRAIDLAQDMKSEKIDVIQWEERAAFCKEADLLVNTTSLGMTGQDPLELNLDRLKNGCVVTDIVYVPLETDLLRQAREKGYRTVDGLGMLLHQAKAGFEAWFGIKPEVDAALRDYVLQGLNKK; encoded by the coding sequence ATGAAGAAAAATGCCGGTGTGATGGGGTTTCCCATCGCGCATTCATTATCACCGCGTCTGCATGGCTACTGGATTAAAAAATATGGTCTCGATGCCGACTATCTGGCCCGCGAAGTGCGTCCGGAAAACCTGAAAGACACGTTGCGCAGACTTCCTCAGGAATGTTTGTCAGAAGGATCTGTTTTTTGCGGCACAAACCTGACAATTCCGCTGAAAGAAGCGGCCATGGACATTGTTGATATTGTGGAAGAAGCCGCGCAGAAGATCGGTGCGGTAAATACGGTGGTTGTCAACGAAGAGGGGCAGCTGATTGGCCGGAATACGGATGGTTTGGGATTTCAGGATTCTTTAGCTGAACATGTGGATATTAAAACTTTTCACAATAAAACAGCGCTTGTCCTTGGCGCGGGCGGCGCTGCCCGCGCTATTGTCTTTGCCTGCCTGATGATGGGCTTTCGCCGTATATTATTGACCAACCGTACCCGGCAGCGGGCTATTGATCTTGCGCAGGATATGAAAAGCGAAAAAATTGACGTTATTCAATGGGAGGAACGCGCCGCTTTTTGCAAAGAGGCTGATCTATTGGTCAACACAACCAGTTTGGGCATGACAGGGCAGGATCCGCTTGAATTGAATTTGGATAGATTGAAAAACGGATGTGTTGTCACTGATATTGTTTATGTGCCGTTGGAAACGGATTTATTGCGACAGGCCCGGGAAAAAGGATATCGCACTGTGGATGGGCTTGGTATGCTTTTGCATCAGGCGAAAGCCGGGTTTGAAGCCTGGTTTGGTATCAAACCTGAAGTTGATGCGGCATTACGAGACTATGTATTACAAGGGTTAAACAAGAAATGA